The window GGCACATGTGGCCGTCGCAACCGTGGTACCAGCGTGCACTTCTGGCCAGATGCAAAGTACTTTGATTCTGCAAACTTCTCGGTAACACGTTTGGTGAATAACCTACGTGCGAAAGCAGTACTTTGCCCGGGTCTAGAGATTACGTTTACCGATAAAGTAAACAACAAAGACTACAAATGGCACTACGAAGATGGTCTTAAAGACTATCTAGCGGAAGGTGTGAAAGGTTATCCAGTTCTCCCTGAAGAACCATTTACTGGTGAGTTCTCAGCAGAAACTGAAGCAGCAAACTGGGCGGTGATCTGGCAGCCAGAAGGCGGCGAGATGATCACGGAAAGTTACGTGAACCTTATCCCAACCGCACAGGGTGGTACGCACGTTAATGGCCTGCGCCAAGGTTTGCTCGATGCAATGCGTGAGTTCTGTGAATTCCGTAACTTATTGCCTCGCGGCGTGAAGCTAACGGGTGATGACGTTTTCGACCGCTGTTCTTACGTTCTGTCTGTTAAGATTCAAGATCCGCAATTTGCCGGTCAGACCAAAGAGCGTCTGTCTTCTCGTCAGACGGCTGCCTTTGTCTCTGGTGTCGTAAAAGACGCATTCAGCCTTTGGTTGAACGAAAAACCACAGCTGGCTGAGCAGTTAGCGGAAGTGTGTATCGCGAATGCCCATCGCCGTATGCGTGCGAGCAAAAAGGTTGTGCGTAAGAAGGTCGCATCAGGCCCAGCACTGCCAGGTAAACTGACAGACTGTTCTGTGCAAGACCTTAACCGCACCGAAATCTTCTTCGTAGAGGGTGACTCGGCGGGTGGTTCTGCTAAACAAGCACGTGATCGTGAGTTCCAAGCGGTAATGCCACTGCGCGGTAAAATCCTGAATACGTGGGAAGTCTCTGCAGATCAAGTTCTGGCTTCTCAAGAAGTGCACGATATCTCGGTAGCTTTGGGTATCGACCCAGACAGTGACAACCTAGACAGCCTGCGTTACGGTAAGATCTGTATCCTTGCCGATGCGGACTCGGATGGTCTACACATCGCAACGCTGTTATGTGCACTGTTCACGCGTCACTTCCGTGCGCTGGTTGAAGCTGGTCATATCTACGTAGCCATGCCGCCTCTGTACCGTATCGACTGTGGCAAAGAAGTATTCTATGCCCTAGACGATGACGAAAAAGATGGCGTACTAGAGCGCTTGTCGAAGAAGAAAGCCAAAATCAACGTGCAACGATTCAAAGGTCTGGGTGAGATGAACCCACTTCAGTTGCGCGAAACAACCATGGATCCAAACACGCGTCGTCTGGTTCAGTTAACCATTGATGACTCGGCGGCGACCATGGAAATGATGGACATGCTGCTTGGTAAGAAACGAGCAGATGATCGTCGTTCTTGGCTACAAAACAACGGCGATATGGCAGAGGTTTAACGGATGTCTACAGAAATTACTTACGATGGCGTTGAACAGTTGCCAATGCGCAAGTTCACCGAAGACGCTT is drawn from Vibrio campbellii CAIM 519 = NBRC 15631 = ATCC 25920 and contains these coding sequences:
- the parE gene encoding DNA topoisomerase IV subunit B, coding for MTEQYNAGAIEVLNGLEPVRRRPGMYTDTARPNHLGQEVIDNSVDEALAGHASKVQVILHADQSLEVIDDGRGMPVDIHPEEKVSGVELILCKLHAGGKFSNKNYQFSGGLHGVGISVVNALSKRVEVTVRRDGQVYEIAFEHGDNVSDLTVTGTCGRRNRGTSVHFWPDAKYFDSANFSVTRLVNNLRAKAVLCPGLEITFTDKVNNKDYKWHYEDGLKDYLAEGVKGYPVLPEEPFTGEFSAETEAANWAVIWQPEGGEMITESYVNLIPTAQGGTHVNGLRQGLLDAMREFCEFRNLLPRGVKLTGDDVFDRCSYVLSVKIQDPQFAGQTKERLSSRQTAAFVSGVVKDAFSLWLNEKPQLAEQLAEVCIANAHRRMRASKKVVRKKVASGPALPGKLTDCSVQDLNRTEIFFVEGDSAGGSAKQARDREFQAVMPLRGKILNTWEVSADQVLASQEVHDISVALGIDPDSDNLDSLRYGKICILADADSDGLHIATLLCALFTRHFRALVEAGHIYVAMPPLYRIDCGKEVFYALDDDEKDGVLERLSKKKAKINVQRFKGLGEMNPLQLRETTMDPNTRRLVQLTIDDSAATMEMMDMLLGKKRADDRRSWLQNNGDMAEV